Part of the Bifidobacterium crudilactis genome is shown below.
CAAAGTCGGCATCAACAGCGCTCTGGTGTCCGCACTGCGCGAACGAGGAATCGGGATAGATTCGAAGGAGCTTTTCGACTCTTCTCATTACGAGGGCGGAACGCCTGAGACATCCGCCCTGTTCAGTGTGATTTCGGGGCAGGCGCAGCATCTGATTCAGGACTTCACCATTGACCGTAAGGTGATTCTGGGCTGCTTCGTAGAGCCCTCTGCTCTGCTGATGGGTGAGAGCCTGCAGATCATCGACGACCTTGAAGACGGCCCCTTGGGCAATACGGTTCTGGACGCGCTGGCGGGTGACCGCAAGTCCATCGAGGAACTCAGTCATCAGGAAGTGCCGGAATTCAGTCCTTTCGACGCCGATCCCCATGCGGAATTCGATATAGGCGATGTAGACAACTCCGTGAGATACGCCTCCTTCCTGGCCGCGGCAGGCAAGTCCGTATTCGTCGACGAACCTAATGGCAAGGCGGGCGCAGTGCACGCTGCGGCAATCGCCTCGCGGTGCGTGATGAATGGCAGAAGCGTGCTCTACGTGCCCTGTGTGGCAGATCAGAAGAGGCAATTCGCTCAGGAACTGCGCAGCAGCGAAATGAACGATTTGATGCTGGACATCACCGAAGGCGATACCAACAAGGCCATAGACCGCCAGCTCATCAACGCGGTGGGATTCCAGCCGGGGAGCGCTTCGGCGCATTTCGACCAACTCGCCGACGAGCTTGTCGGCGTGCGTTCACGGCTCACCCGGTATCTTGGTGATTTGCACGGGATTAGCGAGCAGTGGGGCGTCAGCGCATACCAGACCATTCAGAATCTGGCCAATATCGCCGCGCTGCCCTCTCATCCGGCAACGCACGTCAGGTTGAGTCCGCAGACCACGCGAAGCCTGGTCTCTTCGATGAAGCAGTGGTGTCAGAAACTCGAGCGTGCCGCAGAACTCGGAGAGTTCACCATCGGCCCGGACGACACGGCGTGGTATCACGCAGGGCTGTTCACCGAGGATGAAGCCGTGGGCGCGTATGAGCGCGTGGTGCGGATGCTGGAGAACCTGCTCCCCGCCACACGCACGCAGGTCGCCGCGACGGTCAACACCTGCGGTTTCCCCGTTCCCGCAACAGCCCAGGACTGGAGCCGGCAAGTCGCCGTCCTCAAGAATCTCAGGCGCGTGCTCGACGTGTTCCAGCCGGAGATTTTCGAACGCGACATCGCCGCGATGATAGAGGCATCGAAGTCGAAGGCGAAGCGCAAGACCGAAGGCACCTCGATGGGATTCTGGGAGCGCCGCCGTCATGTTAAGGAGGCCAAGAGTCTGCTGAGAGCGGGCGCGCAGGTCGAGAATCTGCACGATGCCCTGGTCGTCGTGGCCAAGCAGTCGGCGCAGTGGCGCACCCTGGTGCCTCATGGAGGCTGGCCCGTTCTACCGAATCGTCTGGATGACATCATCGAGACCGAGGATGCGGTCTCACGCGATATGACCGCCCTGAACGTCGTTCTTGCATCCACGCCTGAAGGCGGTGATTTGGAGTCCATCGGCCTCAACGATGTGGAGAACAGACTCAGGCGCTTGTTCGAGGACCATCTGGCTCTCGAATCCTTGCCTGAACGCAGCACGCTCGAACGCGATTTCCAGACCATGGGGCTCGGTGAGCTGGTGGAGGATCTGCACGCACGTCGCGTCAAACGTGAAGGTGTCGCGGCGGAACTGCAACTCGCCTGGTGGACCACCGTCTTCGAGGACATCGTACGTTCCTCGGCAATCATCTCGAACCAGGACGGTTCGGCCTTGTCCAATGCCGCCGAGCGCTTCAACCAAGTCGATACCGAGCATGTGCGCAGCGTGGGCGCGATGGTCGCTCAGGAGGCTACCAGGAGGCTTTCGGAACAGCTGTTCGCGCGTACCCAGGAAGCGAATCAGCTGCACACGCTGCTTGCCGGGAGACATAAGCTGCCGCTGAGCAAGTTGCGTCAGGCGCATCCGACCCTGTTCTCTGCCGCCAAGCCCATTCTGATAGCTACTCCCGCAACGCTTGCGGCTCTCACCGAGCCCGAACAGCTGACCGATGTGGCCATAATCGATGCAGCTGCCCACGTCCCGTCGATCGAGTTGCTGAGCATTCTCAGCCGTGTTCGTCAGGTGGTCGTCATCGCCCATGGTCCGACGGTGACCTCGGAGGGTCTCAAGGCATTGATGGGCATGCTGATACGAGTTCCCGTGCGTACCAGGCCCGATCGCCGAGCGCCGCAGTTGTCGGGCTTCCTGCGCGACCATGGCTATGGCGAGCTGCAGGTAGACCCGGCTTCGGAGAATGCTCGCGGAGTGGTGACGTACACCCGTGTCGAAGGCAGCGGCGTCCCGGTGATGTCCTCGGGGCTGGTCGAATCCAGCCAGCAGGAGATCGACAAGGTCGTCGAGATGCTCAGGCATCGTGCGCGCAGCTTTACCATCGTTCCGGCCTCCTATCTGCTCAGCGTGGTGACCTTGTCTCCCACTCACCGCACCAGGTTGGGTGCGGAGTTGAAGTCATGCGCGGCAAAGGACAAGGCTTTCGGGGCTTTCCTTAGACATGTCAGAATCATCGGACTCGACGAGGTGGCGGGTGCGCGGGCGAGCGACGTGATTCTGTCCCTCGGATTCGCCAAGACCATGCATGGTCGTCTGTTGCAGCAGTTCGGCGAGCTTGAGGGCGAAGGTGGTCAGGGAATGCTTCTTGACGCTTTGGCGCTTGCCAATCGCAACCTTGATATCGTCAGTTCCTTCTCATCGCAGGACCTGGAGGACGAGCGAATTCACCAATCCGGGCCGCAGCTGCTGAAGGTGCTGTTGGCCTGGGCGGAGCAATTGAATCATGCAGGTACCGAGGGGCTTCCCGTCGCGCATGAATCGGGTTCCGATATTCTCCTCAACGATCTTGCGGAGCGCATCAAGGCAAGAGGTCTGCAGGTAGCCGTTGATTACGGCAGCGAGAAGGGGCCGAGGATTCCGCTGGTCGTGGGAATCAAAGGCAAGGCCTTCGGACTCGCCGTTCTGACCGACAACGCTGATTTCATGAGCATTCAATCGACTCGGGCACGGCATCGTTTCATCACGGAGGATCTGCAGATGCTCGGCTGGTCAGTCATCACGGTCTGGAGTGTGGCTGCATTCGTGAATCCCGAGAAAGAGGTGGACCGCATCGTCGCTCAGCTGGCCCAGATGTATGGTGATCTTCAATGAGCGCAGCAGGGCAGCCCTCTTCACCGAGGAAAGCGCACAGGCGTGTGGTTCTGAAAGGCACCGAACGCTTCGACGCGGACGGCGTGAAGGAAGAACCGGGTGACATGACAACGAAAAGCGCCCAGGACGCCGATGACGATCAGCGTATCCTGGGCGAGCTTCCACCTCACTGGGGTGTGTTCAGCGCAGAGAAGGATTGATGGCGCTCGGACTGCTCGGCGAACCGTTGTTCAACTGGTCGCGAATCTCCTGAAGCAGCACGACGGTCTGTTCTTCCGGGCTGGGCTCTGCCGGTGATTCCTCTTCCTCGACTCCGGTGGCGGCGCGGGTCATATCGCGCAGCTTGTTGATCGGCAGAATAATGCAGAAGTACACGGCGGCGGCGACGATCAGGAAGTTGATGATTTCACCGATGATCGCACCGAATGAGATGGTGGCGCCGTTGTAGGTCAGGGTCAGCAGCTTGGACATGTCGGCCTTGCCGAAAATCATGGCGATCAGCGGGCTGATGAAGGACTTGACGATGGAGTTGACCACGGCGGTCACGGCGGCGCCCATGACCACGCCGACAGCCATATCAACCATGGAACCGCGGGAGATGAACTTCTTGAACCCTCCCAGAGGGCCCTTGTCGGTCAATGCGGAAAGTTGCTGTGAAGCGTTGAGGGCCTTGTCGGTCATGCTGTGCGACGAACTTCTTGAAGCCATGATTGCTCCTTCTACGGCATAATGCCGTGCTAAACAATGAATCTACAAATGGATCTCACTGCCATATTATGGTCGAATGTGACTGTTTCGTGTGTTGAATCGCTCAAACATGAGGAAACTCACTAATGCGTGGTCACTGCAAGGATGGGCCGTGAGCTCTGATGGGATATGACGGCCAATGCATCCTGTGGGGGCAGTGCGAACTCCACCGAGGCGTAGCCTGCCTCCTCGTCGCGCACGGCGGAGAACAGTCCGGAATCCCCGTCTTCTTCCGGGAAGCTGACCACCAGCGCTTCCTCGCTGAGCGAGCAGGGCTCCTCTGACGTTCCGAAATCAGCAGATTCATCAACGGGTGAGGTCTCTTCGGTTGCCTCGTCCGGAGTCGTCTCGCCCTTCGACGCACATGTTCCTGACGTGACCAGTCGGACCTTTTCGCCGATTCGCAGGTCGCCGGGGAGGCTGGCAAGCCTGATGCGAATCTTCGTCAGGCCTCGTCCCGCCTCGACACTGGTGGTCAGTGCCTCCCGGTAGATTGCCTGTCCTTTGGCGATGTCGATAAGCGCCGTGAGATGCGCTCCTTCGCTCTCGGCAGTCAGCGCGCCTCGCAGGGCATCATTGCGCGGCGCCTGAACCTGCACCAGTGAAGACCCGTCGAGGATGTCGCCACGTCGTATATCTCGTCTGGCCACGAGCAACGGCACGGTGTCCGCGCTCAACGCGGATATATATTGCATCAGGGAATACACGCACAGCGCCAGCAGCACGGCACAGACGAGGCGGCGCAGGTGATGACGAATTCGTCGGTGTTTGAGACCGTCGGTGATGGGGAGGTCGGCACGACCTAAGCGGAAAGGCAACATAGCGCTATATTGCCGCCACGCGGAATATGCCACTGCCTGGATTGGGTCATGTGGACGAATGGGACGACATGCACAATCAGCGGCGCGGCGCTCGCGTGAATCGAAGCTGGATGAACCCGCTTGGCATGTAATGGCTCGCCAAACACGATAACTGCATCAACAGGACAGCTTTTCCGAGAATTTTTCCCAGATTGCTGTTCTTTTGATGCAGTTATCTACAACAGCGCAGGCGCGCCGCCTCCTGTTACTTCTTGGAGCTGCTCGAACCGCCGTCGGTCCGGTAGAATCCATGCCCTTTGAACTCTATGGGTACTGCGGAGAAGACCTTGCGCACCTGTTGTTCCCCGCAACGAGGGCATACGGTTATAGGCTCGTCATCGAATGACTGATATTCGGTGAAATCATACTGGCAGTTCTTGCAACGGTAATGGTAGGTAGGCACCGCTTCCGTCCTTCGTTAACTATTCGGCGTTCATCTTGGCGGCGTCCTGTGAGGGCGCTTGCTTCCAACACCGTATTATTGCACTTCTTCGCATCCTACGGCATCCGAGTGGCTAGGAGCGTGAAACCGTCTGGAGTGAGTACGCCGTCCATGCGCACATCATGCGGTTCCGCGGGCAGGGTTTCCTTCTGGAATTCCCATGGCCAGCAGACGGCAAGCGTCAATGCCGTGGGGGAGCGATGCCGCAGCGCCTGATCGTACCAAGCGGCTCCACGCCCCAGCCGGTTGCCTTGACGGTCCACCGCCAGAGCCGGGACGAGGATGATATCCGCCTTACTCAGAATCTCGGGAGGGAGCACCTCCGAATCGGGTTCTTTGGGTCGATGCGTACCCGCGTCCTTAAGAGAACCCATATCGTCGAGTCTTCCCCACAGCAGCTCCCGTCCTGTGCCAAGTCGGGGCACCAGCAGCGTGTGACCGCTTTCCAACAGCCAATCCAGCAAGGGGAGCGTCGAGGCTTCCGTGCCCATGGAGACATAGGCCGCCACCGTGCCGACGGACGATGCCAGCGACGATTTGCGCAGGGTGTCACGTATGCGCAGTCCGGCTTGCAGGCGAACGGCGTCGCCGAGACCTTCGCGCAGCGACAGCGCCTTGCTTCGCGCCGCGTCTTTGGTCTCGTGCATTCCTTGAACAGCATCCATATGCCCGTTGTACCAGCAGGTACGGTAACGCCGAGGTGTCATGGGGCATCTGGCATGGGCATCTGTCATCGGACAATCGATGTGCATGGAGGGTGTTGCCTCCTTCGGCAGGTTCCAGGCAGGCGGCGGGATCATGTGAATATCCGCATGCAGCGTGCGGGCATCTGCACATATGACGGCTCGCCCGAGCAATGGTGGCTGCCGGACGGTGCGAATGCGACAATGGTCCATATGTCTGTCTTTCAAAGCTTGAAGGCCGCACTGCAGCCTCACCCGCAGTCCACGGCACTGCATATTCCCGACGAGATCACCGCGCCTGCGGGATTCGAGGCTTTGAGTCTGTCGCGGTTGACGCTTGACGACCAGAAAGAGTGGAATGAACTGCGTTGGAGCAACAGGGAATGGCTGAGTCCTTGGGAATCAGGCGACCCCATGCATGGGGCGGGGATGAGTTTTGCGCAATGGGTGCATCACGAGCGGCAAGGCGAGGATGCCGGAACGGGCGTGGTGTTCATGATGAGGTTCCGTGGGAGCATCGTCGGGCAGCTTTCCCTGGGCGCCATATCCTACGGTTCCATGCGGATCGCCACATTGGGATACTGGGTGGATCAGGCATGGGCCGGTCACGGCTTCACTCCCTTGGCGGTCGCCATGGCCTCGGACTGGGCGATGCTCGATCCGGAGGGGCCCCATCTGCATCGTATCGAAATCGCCATTCTGCCTGAGAATCGACGTTCAAAGCGGGTGGTCGAGAAGTTGGGACTGGATTACGAAGGTGTTCGCAGGAAATACATGTACATCAACGGTGAGTGGAGAGACCATGAACTCTACGTGCTGTCCGCCGAAGCGATAGGCGAGTCGCTCACCACACGTCTGCAAAGCTGAGATAATTGCCGACACACCATGCAAATCTTTTCATTCCGCACTTCTCTCAACTATCGTGGGGCGTATGGATTACGAGTCACTGAGCAGCGTCGTGCTGGCGGTGATGGCCGCAGTCCTCATTCTGGGGTGGTTGCCGAAACGCACGACTCGGGGTATGAAGCGGGCATCCGAACATCGGGAGGACCGGTATTCGTCCTCTTTGCACATCGTTGACGCAAGGCATGCGACACGGTTCAGTGATGAGGATTCGCAACAAACGAAAGGTTTGTCCATGGAGTCACAGCAGCAACGACACGATTCCGCGTTCTCACAGGAGAGGGTCGCCCGCATCAGAACGATGAGGCGCCAAGCGGTTCGTAGGCGTCAGATACTCGTTGCCGCTCTCGTCGCCGTCACCGTAGTGGTGATTGTTCTGGCCTTCTCCATGCAGTTCAGTCCCTTCTTCGCGCTGATTCCCGCCTTGGCCACGGTCACCGTGCTGGTTCTGGGTGCCAAAGCATCCAGCGATGCACGTCGCTGGGAGCAGGAGCTCTCGGAAGCCAATAGAAACAAGGTTGTCAGGAAAGCGGCGCGGACCCATGAGGTGGAACGCAGAAGCCACGCCGACGGTTCCAAGCAGGACCCAAGGGCGCAGACGCCCAAGGACCCCGAGCCCGTGTACATGACCGTTGACGGGGCTTTGGGCGCCACCGCCCCCGATGCTCAGCTTGAGGACGACAGCTCCACCGCGGTGATTGCAGCCGGTGATGTACACGACATCCTTCGGCAGGCCGAGCAGGACAAGCGGCAGGCCTTGGCCCTTCGCCGGAAGCGTGCGGAGCGCAAAGAAGCCATGCTTCGTCAGGAGGAGGAGAGCCTCGGTGTCGAGAGCCACGGTGCCGAAGCTGTCCGTGACGATGCAGACCGGTCTGATGCAGCTGCTGACGCAGATGCGGAGCACGAGGACAAGGCTCTGAGCGAGAGGACACGAGGTCAGAAGGTACAGGGTCAGAAGGTACAGCAGACTTCGCAATCTGCCGTGCGGACGGCCGATGACGAGATTCCTGACGCTACCAACGAACTCAGCAGGATTTCACCCTCGCCGGCTCTCGATGCCTTCGAAATGGCTGCCGCTCAGGATTTGATTTCATTCTCTCTTGGAGAGGCCCGCGGCAAGGAGCCTGTACCGGCCGAGGAAGTCGAAAGCCTTGAGATAAAGTCCGTTCGTCAAGTTGCCACCGCTGTGCCGAAGGAAGCCGTATCGGCACCGCAGCATGGTTCCCGTGAGAGCGCAAGTGGGAAAGATTCGCAGAGTGCATCTGCGAAACGCGATGCAGACGATGAGGTTCCAAAGGATGCCTCGGGTTTCCATGAAGCCGAATCACATGCCGCTGTCGATGCGCCTGAACAGACTTCGGACTCCTTGGGAGTCAATCTTGAATCCATTCTTGCTCGCCGAAGCAGGTCCTGAGGTCAATCGGTGGTTCCTGCCACGTTTGTGTAGGGATTGACGGCGCCAATGCAGCCGGTGGGTATCAGAAGTGTTGGCATGCCAACACTTCTGTTGACGTAGTGGTGTTACATTCGATGAAATCCCTACATATTCGCATGGGGGGCCTCTGCAAGCCCATATTGCTATTCTCGTAGGTATATGTGGCCATGTGGCCTGCCAATGACGGCATGGAGAACGGTTATTCGCTGGAACGGTTAGACGATACGGTCGGCGGTGCACAGTGTCGAGCGACGATTGGAGCGGAATGTATTCGGATTTCGG
Proteins encoded:
- a CDS encoding FmdB family zinc ribbon protein — protein: MPTYHYRCKNCQYDFTEYQSFDDEPITVCPRCGEQQVRKVFSAVPIEFKGHGFYRTDGGSSSSKK
- a CDS encoding SAF domain-containing protein, translating into MQYISALSADTVPLLVARRDIRRGDILDGSSLVQVQAPRNDALRGALTAESEGAHLTALIDIAKGQAIYREALTTSVEAGRGLTKIRIRLASLPGDLRIGEKVRLVTSGTCASKGETTPDEATEETSPVDESADFGTSEEPCSLSEEALVVSFPEEDGDSGLFSAVRDEEAGYASVEFALPPQDALAVISHQSSRPILAVTTH
- the mscL gene encoding large conductance mechanosensitive channel protein MscL — encoded protein: MASRSSSHSMTDKALNASQQLSALTDKGPLGGFKKFISRGSMVDMAVGVVMGAAVTAVVNSIVKSFISPLIAMIFGKADMSKLLTLTYNGATISFGAIIGEIINFLIVAAAVYFCIILPINKLRDMTRAATGVEEEESPAEPSPEEQTVVLLQEIRDQLNNGSPSSPSAINPSLR
- a CDS encoding GNAT family N-acetyltransferase, which codes for MSVFQSLKAALQPHPQSTALHIPDEITAPAGFEALSLSRLTLDDQKEWNELRWSNREWLSPWESGDPMHGAGMSFAQWVHHERQGEDAGTGVVFMMRFRGSIVGQLSLGAISYGSMRIATLGYWVDQAWAGHGFTPLAVAMASDWAMLDPEGPHLHRIEIAILPENRRSKRVVEKLGLDYEGVRRKYMYINGEWRDHELYVLSAEAIGESLTTRLQS
- a CDS encoding 5-formyltetrahydrofolate cyclo-ligase, which produces MDAVQGMHETKDAARSKALSLREGLGDAVRLQAGLRIRDTLRKSSLASSVGTVAAYVSMGTEASTLPLLDWLLESGHTLLVPRLGTGRELLWGRLDDMGSLKDAGTHRPKEPDSEVLPPEILSKADIILVPALAVDRQGNRLGRGAAWYDQALRHRSPTALTLAVCWPWEFQKETLPAEPHDVRMDGVLTPDGFTLLATRMP